Within Mongoliitalea daihaiensis, the genomic segment GCAATTACTCATGGTCAGTGGCTTTGACAGGTATTTTCAAATTGTCAAATGTTTTCGGGATGAGGATTTGAGAGCAGATCGTCAGCCTGAATTCACACAGATAGACTGCGAAATGTCCTTTGTATCCCAAGAGGATATCTTGCATACGTTTGAAGGCTTGACCAAGCATTTATTTAGAGAAGTCAAAGGCATTGAACTAGAAGAGGTCAAGCGCATGACCTATGAAGACGCGATGAAATTTTACGGCAATGACAAGCCAGATTTGAGGTTTGACATGAAGTTTGTGGAATTAACAAATGTTGCACAAGGGAAAGGATTTTCGATTTTTGATGCTGCTGAATTAGTTGTAGGTATCTGTGCCAAAGGTGCCAGTGAATACACGCGCAAGCAGATCGACGAAATCACAGAATGGGTAAAGCGACCTCAAATCGGTGCAAAAGGCTTGGTCTATGTCAAATGCAATGCAGACGGTAGCTTTAAATCTTCAGTAGATAAATTTTACAGTCAAGAAGATCTAAAAGCTTGGGCACAACTCGCAGGTGCCGAAGCTGGAGACTTATTGCTGGTATTATCCGGAGAAGCCAAGGCAACACGCAAGCAACTTTCGGAATTACGCTTAAAAATGGGCGAAGACCTTGGTTTACGAGACAGAAACGTGTTCAAGCCACTTTGGGTGGTGGACTTTCCATTGTTGGAATGGGATGAGGATACTCAACGCTATCATGCCATGCACCATCCTTTCACCTCTCCTAAAAAAGAAGATATTCCGTTGTTGGAAACAGATCCAGGATCGGTACGTGCAAATGCTTATGATTTGGTCATCAACGGTGTTGAAATCGGTGGTGGATCCATCCGTATTCATGACCGCACTACCCAACAATTGATGTTTAGGCATTTAGGATTTTCGGTAGAAGAAGCACAAAAACAATTTGGATTCCTAATGGAAGCTTTTGAATACGGGGCTCCTCCACACGGTGGAATTGCGTTTGGCTTTGACCGCTTGTGTGCTATTTTTGGAGGCTCAGATTCGATCCGAGATTACATAGCCTTCCCTAAAAACAATTCCGGAAGAGATGTGATGATTGATTCCCCAAGCACAATTGCTGAGGATCAATTAAAAGAACTGTCTATTCAGGTTTCCATCCACAAATAATTTACTTTTCTCCACACCTGGTTTTTGCACTCAGTTTTCTGGAATGCAAAAACCAGGTTTTTTTTTACCTGTCCTTAACCTCCATTTTATCCATTTAACATCTTTTTTTTCCATTCAAAACTTAGGTGAATAGCAATTTAAACTATTCATTCATTTCGCAGTCTAAATCGTAGTTCAATTAATTCTACCAAATGAAAATTTCTACCACTATTAAATTTTTGTTCGTGTTTTTGTTCATCTATTCTTTTGATGTTCAAGCACAAAGACCTGGAGGCGGTCAAGTCCCGATATTAAAAGGGAAGGTCATCGAAGGAGCCACAAAAGAAGGAATGATCGGGGCAAACGTCCTTATTAAAACGGTTACAGATTCTTTACTTACATCCACAGTCACAGGAGTAGATGGGTCTTTTGAGATCGAGCGCCCAAGAATCCCCTCTGTAAAGATTGAAATCACCTTCCTCGGCTATCAAAAAATCACTAAAATCCACGAAAGAGGTCAAGCCTTGGATTTGGGCACCCTTTCCCTCGTAGAAGACTCCAAGCTTTTGGGAGAAGTCGTCATTCAAGGCCAAATCCCTGTAGGAGAAGTAAAAGGAGATACCACCTCTTTTAATGCAAATGCTTTCAAGACCAGAGAAAATGCCGATGCAGAAGATCTTATCCGTAAAATACCGGGTGTAACCATCCAAAATGGTGAAATCCAAGCAAAAGGAGAGCGTGTAGAGAAAGTTATTGTAGATGGGAGAGAGTTTTTTGGCTCAGATCCATTTTTAGCATTAAGAAACCTGCCTGCCGATGTAATCGACCGAGTAGAAATCTTAGATCAACGTTCAGATCAGTCCAGATTGACCGGATTTGACGATGGTAATTTCTCTAGGACAATCAACATTGTAACCAGACCTGACCGAAGAAATGGTCAGTTTGGACGCGTCTACGCGGGTTACGGAACCAACGGCAGATATTCAGCTGGAGGAAATTTCAATATGTTTAAAGGAACCAAACGTGTTTCCATCATTGGTTTATTCAATAATATCAATCAACAAAACTTCTCTTCCCAAGATTTGGTAGGTGTTGGTGGCGGAGGTGGTGGTCGCCCAGGTGGTGGCGGCGGTCGTCCGGGCGGTGGAGGAAATTCTAATTTCCTTATTGGACAGGATCAGGGTATCATTACGACCAATAGTTTGGGATTAAACTACTCTGATAAGTTTGGCGAAAAGATGAATTTTTCAGGCAGTTATTTCTTTAACTCTACCAACAACAATTTATTTAGACTTACCAATAGAGAAATTGTCCTTTCTGAAACCAATAGACAGTTTTATGAAGAAAGTTTACTGAATACCATTCGTAATAATAACCACCGAATCAATGCTCGAATCGAATATGATATCGATCCAAAAAATGCATTGATCATCACTCCTTCAATCAATTTCCAGAATAATTCCACTTTCAATGATCGGGATGCCATCAACTTATCGGGGGTTTTAAATCCCTTGAGTGCTACTAGATCCCTGTCAGATGCTACAACAGAAGGTTACAATATTTCAAATAACTTGGTCTACAGGTATAAGTTTGAGAAAAAAGGAAGAACACTTTCGACAACTGTCTTCACATCATGGAATCAGCGGGATCAATTTTCCGAGCTGATTGCAGCCAACAGAGACTTTATCCGAAACATTAGTGATACCTTAAATCAAGAGACCATTGGACTTTCAGATGGATTCAACTACCGAGCAACTATACAGTTTACGGAAGCCCTGAGCGAAAAATCATTATTGACAGCTTCCTATCAGGTAGGCAATAACAAAACATCAGCAGATCAGCAGACTTTTGCCCTGTTACCAGAATTAGGTATCATGGTACTTGACACAGCCTTGAGCAACGTCTTTGAGAATAGATTTATCATTCAGCGCCCAAGTGTTGGCTATAGCTACAACTATAAGAAATGGAATGTGAATGCTAACTTGGACTATCAGTATGCCATCCAAGACAATGAGGCATTGTTTCCAGTAGATCGTGTCTTCAATCAAACATTCAGCAATTTCTTGCCAGGGATGAATGTGTCTTACAGAAACATGCAATCTGGGCTGTCCTTTAGAATGCGATATAGAACAAATACACAGGAGCCTTCGGTCAATCAGCTACAAAACGTTATCAACAACCAAAATCAGCTACAGCTTTCGATAGGTAATCCGGATTTGGGTCAAGCGTTTAGCCATAACATCTTCACCAATATTTCAAAAATCAACCTGGAGAAATCAAGAACCTTCTTCACATTTGCTTTCCTTTCCTTCACAGAAAACTTTATAGGGAATACTACCTTTATCGCCCAAACAGACACCTTGATCAACGGAGATGTATTATTGAGGCCAGGAACCCAGTTGACTAGACCTGAAAACCTTTCCGGACAATTCAGATCTAGAATATTTATGACCTATGGTGCCCCTATCAAAGGAATCAAAACCCAGTTTAATACCAATACCAGTGTATCCTACAACAGAACGCCCGGTATTATCAACGGTCAGAAAAACTTCAACGACAATATTGATTTGGGACAAGGAGTTACATTTACAAGTAACATCTCCAAGGATGTAGACTTTACATTGCAGACCACGGGTACTTACACAATTGTAAACAGCAGCTTACAACAGAATTTGAACAATAATTTCTACGTTCAAAGTTCTAATATTCGCTTCTATTATTCTCCAAATGGTGGAAAGTTATTTATTTCCAATACCGCTCAAAACAATTTATTTAGAGGTTTATCAGCAGACTTGGATCAATCTGTTTGGTTATGGAACATTGAGGCTGGTATGCGATTTGCAAAAAATAACAAGGCAGAATTGAAAGTCACCATATTTGACTTATTGAACCAAAACAATGCCATTGCTAGAAATGTAACCGATGTAGCTATTGAAGATACGTTTACTCGAGTATTAAATAGATTCGCATTGCTGACCTTTTCATACAATATCGGCAACTTTAGACCACAGGAGCCAGCGCAAGGTGGACCGGGTGGGATGATGCGTGGCGGATCTTGGGGCGGAGGAAGCAGAACTTGGTAAGCACTACAACCCATTTGGTAACAAACAAAAAAAGAGGCAGTTGCCTCTTTTTTTGTTTTGTACTCTTGTTGAGAATCAACCTTTTGGCAAAACAACAGTATCAATTACGTGAATAACACCATTGGATTGGAATACATCTGCAATCGTAACTTTAGCTTTTCCTCCATTTTCATCTGAAATGTAGAGTATCTTTCCTTCCATCCAAGCAGTCAATTTTCCACCCTGTACCGTAGTCAACGTAGCTTTGCCATTCCCTTTTTTGATAGCCTCTGAAATCTCTTTCGCTCCCATTTTTCCCGCTACAACATGATAGGTCAAAATACCCGTTAAGGTTCCCTTATTCTCTGGCTTTACCAAAGTCTCAACTGTACCTGCGGGCAATTTTTCGAAAGCAGCATTGGTTGGAGCAAATACTGTGAATGGACCCGAAGACTGCAAGGTCTCCACTAAACCTGCCGCCTGAACAGCCGCTACTAAGGTTGTGTGATCTTTCGAGTTCACTGCATTTGCTACAATGTTTTTGGATGGATACATAGGAGCACCACCGACCTCTACTGTTTTTTCTTTTTGACCGAAAGCTAGACCTGCTGTTAGCAAGCAAAATGTAAATAATGCGGATTTTACAAATGTGATTGTTTTCATGAGTTTTTAAATTTTATTGTTTGGAAGCATGTACGAGTTCCAGATCAATACTGGATTTAGCAGCTTATAAAAAATGTTTTTCCAAGCAATTATTTTAGATTTGTGCTTTCTAATTAAGAACCATCCATGATTCAGGAGAAAATAGAGAAAATTAAGGAAGCCATTCAGGAAGCAAAAGCAGCAAATCAAGAGCAGC encodes:
- the aspS gene encoding aspartate--tRNA ligase, whose amino-acid sequence is MLRTHTCGELRIDHVNQEVTLAGWVQRVRNKGGLIWVDLRDRYGVTQLIFEEGSTDKALLEKAASLGREFVITATGIVIERSSKNDKIPTGAIEVKAANLEVLNPAKVPPFIIEDDTDGGDELRMKYRYLDLRRNVVREKLQLRHRMMQETRKYMDAADFIEVETPVLIKSTPEGARDFVVPSRVNPGEFYALPQSPQTFKQLLMVSGFDRYFQIVKCFRDEDLRADRQPEFTQIDCEMSFVSQEDILHTFEGLTKHLFREVKGIELEEVKRMTYEDAMKFYGNDKPDLRFDMKFVELTNVAQGKGFSIFDAAELVVGICAKGASEYTRKQIDEITEWVKRPQIGAKGLVYVKCNADGSFKSSVDKFYSQEDLKAWAQLAGAEAGDLLLVLSGEAKATRKQLSELRLKMGEDLGLRDRNVFKPLWVVDFPLLEWDEDTQRYHAMHHPFTSPKKEDIPLLETDPGSVRANAYDLVINGVEIGGGSIRIHDRTTQQLMFRHLGFSVEEAQKQFGFLMEAFEYGAPPHGGIAFGFDRLCAIFGGSDSIRDYIAFPKNNSGRDVMIDSPSTIAEDQLKELSIQVSIHK
- a CDS encoding outer membrane beta-barrel protein encodes the protein MKISTTIKFLFVFLFIYSFDVQAQRPGGGQVPILKGKVIEGATKEGMIGANVLIKTVTDSLLTSTVTGVDGSFEIERPRIPSVKIEITFLGYQKITKIHERGQALDLGTLSLVEDSKLLGEVVIQGQIPVGEVKGDTTSFNANAFKTRENADAEDLIRKIPGVTIQNGEIQAKGERVEKVIVDGREFFGSDPFLALRNLPADVIDRVEILDQRSDQSRLTGFDDGNFSRTINIVTRPDRRNGQFGRVYAGYGTNGRYSAGGNFNMFKGTKRVSIIGLFNNINQQNFSSQDLVGVGGGGGGRPGGGGGRPGGGGNSNFLIGQDQGIITTNSLGLNYSDKFGEKMNFSGSYFFNSTNNNLFRLTNREIVLSETNRQFYEESLLNTIRNNNHRINARIEYDIDPKNALIITPSINFQNNSTFNDRDAINLSGVLNPLSATRSLSDATTEGYNISNNLVYRYKFEKKGRTLSTTVFTSWNQRDQFSELIAANRDFIRNISDTLNQETIGLSDGFNYRATIQFTEALSEKSLLTASYQVGNNKTSADQQTFALLPELGIMVLDTALSNVFENRFIIQRPSVGYSYNYKKWNVNANLDYQYAIQDNEALFPVDRVFNQTFSNFLPGMNVSYRNMQSGLSFRMRYRTNTQEPSVNQLQNVINNQNQLQLSIGNPDLGQAFSHNIFTNISKINLEKSRTFFTFAFLSFTENFIGNTTFIAQTDTLINGDVLLRPGTQLTRPENLSGQFRSRIFMTYGAPIKGIKTQFNTNTSVSYNRTPGIINGQKNFNDNIDLGQGVTFTSNISKDVDFTLQTTGTYTIVNSSLQQNLNNNFYVQSSNIRFYYSPNGGKLFISNTAQNNLFRGLSADLDQSVWLWNIEAGMRFAKNNKAELKVTIFDLLNQNNAIARNVTDVAIEDTFTRVLNRFALLTFSYNIGNFRPQEPAQGGPGGMMRGGSWGGGSRTW
- a CDS encoding fasciclin domain-containing protein, with the translated sequence MKTITFVKSALFTFCLLTAGLAFGQKEKTVEVGGAPMYPSKNIVANAVNSKDHTTLVAAVQAAGLVETLQSSGPFTVFAPTNAAFEKLPAGTVETLVKPENKGTLTGILTYHVVAGKMGAKEISEAIKKGNGKATLTTVQGGKLTAWMEGKILYISDENGGKAKVTIADVFQSNGVIHVIDTVVLPKG